A genomic segment from Gracilinanus agilis isolate LMUSP501 chromosome 1, AgileGrace, whole genome shotgun sequence encodes:
- the TNFAIP8L1 gene encoding tumor necrosis factor alpha-induced protein 8-like protein 1 produces the protein MDTFSTKNLALQAQKKLLSKMASKTMASVFIDDTSSEVLDELYRVTKEFTRNRKEAQKIIKDLIKIVMKLGILYRNGQFSPEELALMERFRKKVHHLAMTAVSFYQIDFTFDRRVMATTLHECRDLLHQAVNTHLTSKSHSRINHVFNHFADFEFLAALYGPSEPYRSHLRRICDGINKMLDEDSI, from the coding sequence ATGGATACCTTCAGTACCAAGAACCTTGCTCTGCAGGCTCAGAAGAAACTCCTGAGCAAGATGGCCTCCAAGACTATGGCCAGTGTGTTCATTGATGACACAAGCAGTGAGGTCCTAGATGAGCTCTACAGGGTGACAAAGGAATTCACCCGGAACCGCAAGGAGGCCCAAAAGATCATTAAGGACCTCATCAAGATCGTCATGAAGTTGGGTATCCTCTACCGAAATGGGCAGTTCAGCCCCGAGGAGCTGGCACTAATGGAACGCTTCCGAAAGAAGGTCCATCACCTGGCCATGACAGCAGTCAGCTTCTACCAGATAGACTTTACATTTGACCGGCGGGTCATGGCCACCACCCTCCATGAGTGTCGAGACCTGCTGCACCAGGCGGTCAACACACACCTGACGAGCAAGTCTCATTCACGCATCAACCATGTCTTTAACCACTTTGCAGACTTTGAGTTTCTGGCAGCACTGTATGGACCCTCTGAGCCCTACCGTTCCCACCTGCGACGGATCTGTGATGGGATCAACAAAATGCTAGATGAAGATAGCATATGA